One Ostrea edulis chromosome 2, xbOstEdul1.1, whole genome shotgun sequence genomic region harbors:
- the LOC125678452 gene encoding uncharacterized protein LOC125678452, whose translation MSGEWSNSLFGCFNDFGICIITYIIPCYSFGKNAEAVGESCCCCGVAYLFPVLHLVAGTSIRGKVRQEKGILGSMIGDFLTVLFCPFCAIVQEAQELRGDRLMGMARE comes from the exons ATGTCTGGCGAGTGGAGCAACAGTCTGTTTGGATGTTTCAATGATTTTGGGATCTGTATCATCACTTACATTATCCCGTGCTACTCGTTCGGGAAGAATGCGGAGGCGGTGGGGGAGAGCTGCTGCTGCTGTG GCGTGGCCTATCTCTTCCCTGTACTTCACCTCGTGGCGGGAACTTCAATAAGAGGCAAAGTGCGACAAGAGAAGGGAATTCTAGGATCAATGATCGGAGACTTTCTGACCGTTCTGTTTTGTCCATTTTGTGCAATAGTCCAAGAAGCTCAGGAACTCCGGGGGGATCGTCTGATGGGAATGGCCAGAGAATGA